The following proteins are co-located in the Theropithecus gelada isolate Dixy chromosome 19, Tgel_1.0, whole genome shotgun sequence genome:
- the RPL18A gene encoding 60S ribosomal protein L18a isoform X3 — MKASGTLREYKLKKMKKSSGEIVYCGQVFEKSPLRVKNFGIWLRYDSRSGTHNMYREYRDLTTAGAVTQCYRDMGARHRARAHSIQIMKVEEIAASKCRRPAVKQFHDSKIKFPLPHRVLRRQHKPRFTTKRPNTFF; from the exons ATGAAGGCTTCTGGCACA CTACGAGAGTACAAG ttaaagaagatgaagaagtCTTCAGGGGAGATTGTCTACTGTGGGCAG GTGTTTGAGAAGTCCCCACTGCGGGTGAAGAACTTCGGAATCTGGTTGCGCTATGACTCCCGGAGCGGCACCCACAACATGTACCGGGAATACCGGGACCTGACCACTGCGGGCGCTGTCACCCAGTGCT ACCGAGACATGGGTGCCCGGCACCGCGCCCGGGCCCACTCCATTCAGATCATGAAGGTGGAGGAGATCGCGGCCAGCAAGTGCCGTCGGCCGGCTGTCAAGCAGTTCCAT GACTCCAAGATCAAGTTCCCGCTGCCCCACCGGGTCCTGCGCCGTCAGCACAAGCCACGCTTCACCACCAAGAGGCCCAACACCTTCTTTTAG
- the RPL18A gene encoding 60S ribosomal protein L18a isoform X2 produces the protein MKASGTLREYKVVGRCLPTPKCHTPPLYRMRIFAPNHVVAKSRFWYFVSQLKKMKKSSGEIVYCGQVFEKSPLRVKNFGIWLRYDSRSGTHNMYREYRDLTTAGAVTQCYRDMGARHRARAHSIQIMKVEEIAASKCRRPAVKQFHDSKIKFPLPHRVLRRQHKPRFTTKRPNTFF, from the exons ATGAAGGCTTCTGGCACA CTACGAGAGTACAAGGTGGTGGGTCGCTGTCTGCCCACCCCCAAATGCCACACACCACCCCTCTACCGCATGCGAATCTTTGCGCCTAATCATGTCGTCGCCAAGTCCCGCTTCTGGTACTTCGTATCTCAGttaaagaagatgaagaagtCTTCAGGGGAGATTGTCTACTGTGGGCAG GTGTTTGAGAAGTCCCCACTGCGGGTGAAGAACTTCGGAATCTGGTTGCGCTATGACTCCCGGAGCGGCACCCACAACATGTACCGGGAATACCGGGACCTGACCACTGCGGGCGCTGTCACCCAGTGCT ACCGAGACATGGGTGCCCGGCACCGCGCCCGGGCCCACTCCATTCAGATCATGAAGGTGGAGGAGATCGCGGCCAGCAAGTGCCGTCGGCCGGCTGTCAAGCAGTTCCAT GACTCCAAGATCAAGTTCCCGCTGCCCCACCGGGTCCTGCGCCGTCAGCACAAGCCACGCTTCACCACCAAGAGGCCCAACACCTTCTTTTAG
- the RPL18A gene encoding 60S ribosomal protein L18a isoform X1, protein MAAIVGAAWRERCVAWASSGIAVAQGPRVFFPGEGISRAAWRPEPRHLVKPPSFCFLVCNVDVALREYKVVGRCLPTPKCHTPPLYRMRIFAPNHVVAKSRFWYFVSQLKKMKKSSGEIVYCGQVFEKSPLRVKNFGIWLRYDSRSGTHNMYREYRDLTTAGAVTQCYRDMGARHRARAHSIQIMKVEEIAASKCRRPAVKQFHDSKIKFPLPHRVLRRQHKPRFTTKRPNTFF, encoded by the exons ATGGCGGCCATCGTGGGCGCCGCGTGGAGAGAGCGATGCGTGGCCTGGGCCAGCTCAGGGATCGCGGTGGCCCAAGGACCCCGGGTCTTCTTCCCGGGGGAAGGAATAAGTCGCGCAGCGTGGAGGCCCGAGCCCCGGCACCTCGTCAAGCCGCcaagtttctgttttcttgtctgcAATGTGGACGTGGCG CTACGAGAGTACAAGGTGGTGGGTCGCTGTCTGCCCACCCCCAAATGCCACACACCACCCCTCTACCGCATGCGAATCTTTGCGCCTAATCATGTCGTCGCCAAGTCCCGCTTCTGGTACTTCGTATCTCAGttaaagaagatgaagaagtCTTCAGGGGAGATTGTCTACTGTGGGCAG GTGTTTGAGAAGTCCCCACTGCGGGTGAAGAACTTCGGAATCTGGTTGCGCTATGACTCCCGGAGCGGCACCCACAACATGTACCGGGAATACCGGGACCTGACCACTGCGGGCGCTGTCACCCAGTGCT ACCGAGACATGGGTGCCCGGCACCGCGCCCGGGCCCACTCCATTCAGATCATGAAGGTGGAGGAGATCGCGGCCAGCAAGTGCCGTCGGCCGGCTGTCAAGCAGTTCCAT GACTCCAAGATCAAGTTCCCGCTGCCCCACCGGGTCCTGCGCCGTCAGCACAAGCCACGCTTCACCACCAAGAGGCCCAACACCTTCTTTTAG